CTGGGAGAACGTCTTCGCAATGGCGGCTTCCTTATTCAAAACTACTTCAACGAACTGCAAGCCATTCGCGAACGATATTGGCGCGCTCGCGGCGAGACGCCAATTGTCCTGACCATAACGACGACGATGGATTGCAATCTCGGGTGCTATTATTGTTACGAGGAGCGTTCAGGACACGCACTGAAATCGACCGACGTGGCGGCGATCGTCGATTTAGCGAAAAGATTTGTGACCGGGAGCGGACGTCACTCCCTGCACGTGGATTGGTATGGTGGCGAGCCGCTTCTGAACTTGGAGTTCCTCGAGGCCGCATCTCTCGAGCTTCAAGAGTACTGCGAACGAGAGGGCGTAAGCTACGTGGCTTCGATCATTAGCAATGGCACTCTATGGCCAGGCGACGTCGAAGCGTTCGTAGCCCGCAATCGAATACGCCAGGTCCAGATCTCGTTCGACGGGCTGCAGACCAATCACGACAAGCGCCGCCGGTACCGACGAGACCATGATAATGCGTGCGATTCATCCTTTGCCGAAGCGGTGAATCTCGTTGACAGGCTTGTTCGTTGCGTCCGGGTAGACTTAAGGTTCAATATTGACCGGGCGAATTCGGGCGATCTCGTTCCCTTTATTCGTTTCGCCAAGGATCGCGGCTGGTTCAACGCAGTTTTCCCTGCAGTTTTCCAGCCGGCGCGGCTGGCGTCCTATTCGGAAGCCTCGGACTTCATGCGTAAGTACGAACTCTCTCTGGACGAATTCGACGCCTTGCGAGCGATAGTTCGCAATGAGATCGGTACAGGTGCCAGAATCGAGGAATCAGAAATACCCGACGGCTTTCCTCGTCCGAAAACGTCGGTTTGCGCCGCGTTAGCTGCAAATTCTCTCGTCGTCGGTGCCGACGGACTGACCTATCGGTGCGGACTGCAAGCCGGCGAGACCAAGCGCGCCGTCGGAACCCTCGAGGATCGCAGCCACGTGACGGCGGCGTGGAACGACCAGAGCTGGTGGGAGGCATTTGATCCGACAAGTGCGCCCTCATGTTCCAAATGCTCATTCCTGCCGATCTGCTGGGGCGGTTGCCCCAAAAAGCATCTGGAAGGCGATGTACATGCGATCCAAGAGCAAGGGCGGTATTGGCGCAACAACCTGCTGCGCCTGATCGCGCATACGGCGGGCATCGAGGCTCCTCGCGAAACGGTTGTGGCCGACGCTCTCCAATTTCGCTGAGGATCCGGTGTGGGAAGTCAGGACGACAACGACGGACTCGGTCAAGAAGTCCTCGACGTGCTCGACCGACATTTTGTCGATCGCGACCTGCTGGAGAGCTGGAAAACAAAAGGGCGGGCGAAGGATTTATTACTGGCTTGCAAGTCGCGCCGTGACACGAACGCTGATGAGCTTCTCAAGCAGATCGGCCTTTCCCATACGCGCCGTTTGACGCCGCATGAGATCGATTATTATCACCTTCTCCACACTTACGCGTCCGCTGCTCTCTCTGCGAAGCTTAGATCGCTCTTCCCGAACGGCGTCGTGCGCTACCCCGGGATCGAACTCACGACGCTGAAGAAAGGAAGTCAGACATTCGTTCTGTCGCTGGCCCAGGGCGGGCTTGCGCAGCGCGCCGGACTTCTGCCAGGCGATGAGCTGATATCGGTCAATGGTCTGCCCTACCAGCCGGTGGAGTCCTTTCGCCCTCATGTCGGCAAGCCGGTCTCGGTTGGCTATCGGCGGGAGGCAGGCGGTCCGGTGGTGAGCGCGTCGATAACGCCAACTATATCCCTGGTGAGGGAGCTACTCATCGGGGCATCACGTCGCAGCGCAAGCGTAATCTCCTGGCGAGCGCAATCCATCGGCTACTTTAGGCCCTGGAGCCTGGCCGGAGATCGATATTGGCGGCTACTGGTAAAAATCCTCACAAGAAATTTCGAGGGTTGCGATGCCCTTGTGCTAGACCTTCGAGGCGGCATTGGCGGGGCCTCGCCCGAATACGCGGAGTTCTTCGTTGGCCGTTCCCCAGAATTGACCATTTTGGGCTCGCATGAGCGCCGCGAGACGATCAACCGGCATTGGCGAAAGCCTGTCGTCCTCATCACTGACGAGACTACGCGCAGCGGCAACGAAGTCCTCGCGTTTGCCCTCCAGCGCGCGGGCGTCGCAACCGTGGGGGCGCGAACGGCTGGCGAGGTGACAATGGGCAGGCCGTTCCTATTGAGCGACGGCTCGCTCATGATCGTCGCTGTTGCGTCCGTCACAGTGGATGGGGTCACGCTCGAAGGCACCGGCGTGGAGCCGGACTTTCCTGTTCCACACGATATTGCTTATGCAGCTGGGATCGATCCTCCGCTTGATGCGGCGCTTGACGAAGCAGTCAGATGTTCGTCGAAACGCGTGCCGACGTAACGTGACGGTTCCTCAACGGACACGCTGTTGTCTGTTGTAAAGTTGATGATGCCGGGCGCGTCACCATTGCCAGTGGCAAGCAGT
This genomic interval from Candidatus Rhodoblastus alkanivorans contains the following:
- a CDS encoding S41 family peptidase, with translation MGSQDDNDGLGQEVLDVLDRHFVDRDLLESWKTKGRAKDLLLACKSRRDTNADELLKQIGLSHTRRLTPHEIDYYHLLHTYASAALSAKLRSLFPNGVVRYPGIELTTLKKGSQTFVLSLAQGGLAQRAGLLPGDELISVNGLPYQPVESFRPHVGKPVSVGYRREAGGPVVSASITPTISLVRELLIGASRRSASVISWRAQSIGYFRPWSLAGDRYWRLLVKILTRNFEGCDALVLDLRGGIGGASPEYAEFFVGRSPELTILGSHERRETINRHWRKPVVLITDETTRSGNEVLAFALQRAGVATVGARTAGEVTMGRPFLLSDGSLMIVAVASVTVDGVTLEGTGVEPDFPVPHDIAYAAGIDPPLDAALDEAVRCSSKRVPT
- a CDS encoding radical SAM/SPASM domain-containing protein, giving the protein MSPYRPSRYNFTVRGERGGVALFNAATGSVVRLDGPHAEALAEALVNPGLIFSGTEFSAELGERLRNGGFLIQNYFNELQAIRERYWRARGETPIVLTITTTMDCNLGCYYCYEERSGHALKSTDVAAIVDLAKRFVTGSGRHSLHVDWYGGEPLLNLEFLEAASLELQEYCEREGVSYVASIISNGTLWPGDVEAFVARNRIRQVQISFDGLQTNHDKRRRYRRDHDNACDSSFAEAVNLVDRLVRCVRVDLRFNIDRANSGDLVPFIRFAKDRGWFNAVFPAVFQPARLASYSEASDFMRKYELSLDEFDALRAIVRNEIGTGARIEESEIPDGFPRPKTSVCAALAANSLVVGADGLTYRCGLQAGETKRAVGTLEDRSHVTAAWNDQSWWEAFDPTSAPSCSKCSFLPICWGGCPKKHLEGDVHAIQEQGRYWRNNLLRLIAHTAGIEAPRETVVADALQFR